Proteins from one Clostridium cellulovorans 743B genomic window:
- a CDS encoding sensor histidine kinase, producing the protein MAQLSLAVIIFILMYVKSRKFKISFFMGIFFILSGLFSMVISQTLQGLTNIPDNMIGVVQFLFTAGLAYGMSFIITKIYDKYPVENEKLIEYSTYFVFLSFLVVYMFIYLFAIAIIKLDYVSIVFTIILLAFIILCLIIYKESLKGKYEKTQAENDNKHLEQYSELLEGMMKEFRSFKHDYNNILTTISGYLQTDDLEGLKEYFDKEIYPYSADMSKANIRLALLGNIKIKPLKGILAAKLIEAINYEINVFIDIEESIDNINMNVVDLCRIVGILLDNAIEGARLSGEKKLDFGIINKNNTVVLIINNSCKKDVPEIQEIFRVGFTTKGEGHGIGLSNVQEIIDSKYPNVTLNSEIDRDLGVFKQRLLIRNHKENHNA; encoded by the coding sequence ATGGCACAGCTCTCTTTAGCTGTTATCATTTTTATACTTATGTATGTAAAGTCAAGAAAATTTAAAATTTCTTTTTTTATGGGAATATTTTTTATACTTTCAGGGCTATTTTCTATGGTTATTTCACAGACTTTACAAGGGCTTACTAATATCCCAGACAACATGATAGGAGTGGTACAGTTTTTATTTACAGCTGGACTTGCTTATGGCATGAGCTTTATAATCACAAAGATATATGATAAATACCCAGTTGAAAATGAAAAACTTATTGAGTATAGTACATATTTTGTGTTTTTGAGTTTTCTTGTGGTTTATATGTTTATATATTTGTTTGCAATTGCAATTATAAAGCTAGATTATGTAAGTATAGTATTTACCATAATATTATTGGCTTTCATAATATTATGTTTGATAATTTACAAGGAAAGTTTAAAAGGTAAATATGAAAAAACTCAGGCTGAAAATGATAATAAGCACCTTGAACAATATTCGGAATTGTTAGAAGGTATGATGAAGGAATTCAGAAGCTTCAAACATGATTACAACAACATATTAACTACTATAAGTGGCTATCTGCAAACTGATGATTTAGAAGGCTTAAAAGAGTATTTCGATAAAGAGATTTATCCATATTCAGCAGATATGAGTAAAGCAAATATACGCCTAGCCTTATTAGGAAATATAAAAATAAAGCCTCTTAAAGGGATTCTTGCAGCAAAGTTAATAGAAGCTATAAACTATGAGATCAATGTATTTATTGACATAGAAGAAAGTATCGATAATATTAATATGAATGTGGTTGATTTATGCAGGATAGTAGGAATCTTACTGGATAATGCTATAGAAGGAGCAAGGTTAAGTGGAGAAAAGAAATTAGATTTTGGCATCATTAATAAGAATAATACTGTGGTATTGATAATAAATAATAGCTGTAAAAAGGATGTTCCAGAAATCCAAGAAATATTTAGAGTAGGTTTTACAACAAAGGGAGAAGGTCATGGCATAGGACTTTCAAATGTACAAGAAATTATAGACTCCAAATATCCAAATGTAACGTTAAACAGTGAGATTGATAGAGATTTAGGCGTTTTTAAACAAAGGCTTTTAATAAGAAATCATAAGGAGAACCATAATGCTTAA
- a CDS encoding restriction endonuclease subunit S produces MAKKNLTLEEKLEDAIVKDVPYEVPENWVWSNLKSIADLVTGNTPSKNNEEFYGGKIPFIKPTDLNQGRILNSSTETLSNIGATKARILPKGSTAVCCIGATIGKVAYLNVEGATNQQINSIIPKKIYNLYVYYYTLSSYFHDTLIENSSSTTLPIINKSRMGELLIPLPPLKEQQRIVNRIENLFEKLDKAKELIEEAREGFEKRKAAITSKAFRGILNYRKGEKVNPINEGFYKLPYNWKWTKLEDICEKITDGTHNSPKSYEYGDYKYVTAKNIKEWGIDLSSITYVTKKEHIPIYKRCDVKYGDILYIKDGATTGIATINELTEEFSLLSSVALIRVGKCIDNKYLYYILNSFEIKKRILESVKGVAITRLTLKKINDIIIPLPPLEEQKEIVKILDKLLEEESKIKELTQLEDQINLIKKSILAKAFRGQLGTNCEEDESALELLKKILSRS; encoded by the coding sequence ATGGCTAAGAAGAATTTGACTTTAGAAGAAAAGCTAGAAGATGCTATTGTTAAGGATGTTCCTTATGAGGTGCCGGAGAATTGGGTGTGGAGTAATTTAAAATCAATTGCTGATTTAGTAACTGGAAATACGCCATCTAAGAATAACGAAGAATTTTATGGAGGTAAAATTCCATTTATAAAACCAACTGATTTAAATCAAGGCAGAATATTAAATTCATCAACAGAGACTTTATCTAATATAGGTGCAACTAAGGCAAGAATATTGCCAAAGGGGAGTACTGCAGTATGTTGCATAGGTGCAACAATTGGTAAAGTTGCTTATCTTAATGTAGAAGGCGCAACAAATCAACAAATTAACTCAATAATTCCTAAGAAGATTTATAATTTATATGTATATTATTACACTTTGTCATCATACTTTCATGATACGTTGATAGAAAATTCATCATCAACTACGTTACCAATTATAAATAAAAGTAGAATGGGTGAATTACTTATACCACTCCCACCATTAAAAGAACAACAAAGAATTGTTAACAGAATAGAAAATCTTTTTGAAAAATTAGATAAGGCTAAGGAATTGATAGAAGAGGCTAGAGAGGGCTTTGAGAAGAGGAAGGCTGCTATAACATCAAAAGCATTTAGGGGAATATTAAATTATAGAAAAGGTGAAAAAGTTAATCCTATAAATGAAGGGTTTTATAAGCTACCTTATAACTGGAAATGGACAAAATTAGAGGATATATGTGAAAAAATAACTGATGGTACTCATAATAGTCCTAAGTCTTACGAATATGGAGATTATAAGTATGTTACAGCTAAAAATATTAAAGAATGGGGCATTGACCTATCAAGTATTACGTATGTAACCAAAAAAGAACATATCCCTATATATAAGAGATGTGATGTTAAATACGGTGATATATTATATATAAAAGATGGAGCCACAACAGGAATAGCGACTATTAATGAACTAACTGAGGAGTTTTCATTACTTTCTTCGGTTGCATTGATAAGAGTAGGGAAGTGTATTGATAACAAATACCTTTATTACATTTTAAATTCTTTTGAAATTAAAAAAAGAATCCTTGAATCTGTAAAAGGGGTAGCAATAACTAGGCTTACTCTTAAGAAGATTAATGATATTATAATACCGTTACCACCATTAGAAGAACAAAAAGAAATAGTAAAAATCCTAGACAAACTTTTAGAAGAAGAATCAAAAATAAAAGAACTCACTCAACTAGAAGACCAAATAAACTTAATTAAGAAATCAATCCTGGCAAAAGCCTTTAGAGGTCAGCTTGGAACTAATTGTGAAGAAGATGAAAGTGCATTAGAATTGCTTAAGAAAATACTAAGCAGAAGTTAA
- a CDS encoding Rpn family recombination-promoting nuclease/putative transposase, protein MSQSNEKNNKDKIRIVNKKNNLHDKSYKDLFSNKETFLSLIQTFVSNTWGSKLTKENLVLVDKSYVLSDYEELESDIVYKARIGDHEVFFYMLLEFQSYVDYRMPIRLLLYMIEIWREILKNTSEKEFKRKSFRLPAVVPIVVYNGEKNWTVARTLKEVISNSDIFGESILDFRYEFLDVNRFKKDELYENQNIASAIFLLDQSISRIEFYNRLKDIVIEFNKLTVEEKAQLKHWLVNVNSEENNYKENIEKIFSSNKREVEIMTSNISKGLEKLKEEGKIEGKAEGKAELLIKQLNKKFKLLPMEYEKKIKALPEKILDDIATDIFSLEEIDELKKYF, encoded by the coding sequence ATGAGCCAAAGTAATGAAAAAAATAATAAAGATAAAATTAGAATAGTAAATAAAAAGAACAACCTTCATGATAAAAGCTATAAGGACTTATTTTCAAATAAAGAAACGTTTTTAAGTCTTATACAAACCTTTGTAAGCAATACTTGGGGAAGTAAACTAACGAAAGAAAACTTAGTTTTAGTAGATAAATCTTATGTGCTTTCTGATTATGAGGAATTAGAATCAGATATAGTTTATAAGGCAAGGATAGGTGACCATGAGGTTTTCTTTTATATGCTCTTAGAATTTCAAAGTTACGTAGATTATAGAATGCCAATAAGGTTGCTTTTATATATGATTGAAATTTGGAGAGAAATTCTTAAAAATACTAGTGAAAAGGAATTTAAAAGAAAAAGTTTTAGGCTACCTGCTGTAGTTCCAATAGTAGTTTACAATGGAGAGAAAAATTGGACTGTAGCTAGAACCTTGAAAGAAGTTATAAGTAATAGCGATATTTTTGGCGAGAGTATTTTAGATTTTAGATATGAATTTTTAGATGTTAATAGATTTAAAAAAGATGAGTTATATGAAAATCAAAATATTGCATCAGCAATTTTCCTATTAGATCAAAGTATAAGTAGAATAGAATTTTATAATAGACTAAAGGATATAGTAATAGAATTTAATAAGCTAACCGTCGAAGAAAAAGCCCAATTGAAACATTGGCTTGTTAATGTAAATTCAGAGGAAAATAACTATAAAGAAAATATAGAAAAAATATTCAGTAGTAATAAAAGGGAGGTTGAGATAATGACTTCAAATATTTCGAAAGGGTTAGAAAAGCTAAAAGAAGAGGGGAAGATAGAAGGAAAAGCAGAAGGAAAAGCAGAACTTTTGATTAAACAATTGAATAAAAAATTTAAATTACTGCCAATGGAATATGAGAAAAAAATTAAAGCTTTGCCAGAAAAAATCCTTGATGATATAGCGACGGATATATTTTCTTTAGAAGAAATAGATGAGCTAAAAAAATATTTTTGA
- a CDS encoding ABC transporter ATP-binding protein encodes MKVLESKKVTKVYDAFKGAQAIKALNDISFKVEEKEFLGVMGPSGSGKTTLLNILAGIDKATSGEIFIDGKNILTMKKDDLAIFRRNNIGFIFQDFNLLDSLTVKENIGFPLTVDRVKPKIVEEKVNKLIEYFGLKDIANSYPYNISGGQKQRVAEARALIKEPKIILADEPTGNLDSKSSMNIMESFKKINEEKNSTIVMVTHDPFAASFCKRIIFIKDGTIKLEINSNGNRKEFFDKVIEAQLVIGGQE; translated from the coding sequence ATGAAGGTCTTAGAGAGTAAGAAAGTAACTAAAGTATATGATGCATTTAAAGGTGCCCAAGCAATAAAGGCACTTAATGATATATCTTTCAAGGTGGAGGAGAAGGAATTTTTAGGGGTAATGGGTCCAAGCGGAAGTGGTAAGACTACCCTTTTAAATATTCTAGCTGGCATTGATAAAGCTACTTCTGGGGAAATTTTTATAGATGGGAAAAATATTCTCACTATGAAAAAGGATGATTTAGCTATTTTCAGAAGGAATAATATTGGATTCATATTTCAAGATTTTAATCTTTTAGACAGCTTAACAGTGAAAGAAAACATAGGATTTCCATTAACCGTAGATAGAGTAAAACCAAAAATCGTAGAAGAGAAGGTCAACAAGTTAATAGAATATTTTGGTTTAAAGGATATTGCTAATAGCTATCCATATAACATCTCAGGTGGCCAAAAACAAAGAGTGGCAGAGGCTAGAGCCTTAATCAAGGAACCCAAAATAATATTAGCCGATGAACCTACAGGAAATTTAGATTCTAAGTCATCGATGAACATTATGGAAAGTTTTAAAAAGATTAATGAAGAAAAAAATTCAACTATAGTTATGGTAACCCATGATCCTTTTGCAGCGTCCTTTTGTAAGAGAATTATATTTATAAAGGATGGAACCATTAAGCTTGAGATAAACTCTAACGGAAACAGGAAGGAGTTTTTTGACAAGGTAATAGAGGCTCAACTAGTGATAGGAGGGCAAGAATAA
- a CDS encoding ABC transporter permease produces MDFSSMIIKNIKHNIKNYTAYLLGNTLIQWILFMFFTLVFSEEFMEVASVMRLKGNFISVVVLMVAFSVVFIIFTTVSFTKYRGKEFGVYFTIGLTSKEIIKILCYENIIISLLSFIFATVSGSVFSKLFHMAIGKILKLDNISISLSIKAYGTILLISTAIFLFTTIYQIIFLKRYSVINILKSKVKKDVGSTRIILGIIGLIIFIASIITFKMSIKQMVKDDGNLLVASIIGTVVSVYLIIGFSMTAVVKVLRKFKGIYNNNILFLNSLLHRFASYRAVLYVVTLMVSGAMIFISISYGMYKLTEKRINDNCPYDIGFMVDNDTAKNKDIKAIATEQLGEVKNYIQLEGLNVLNIAVYQDICSVNDSNMWVISEENYISLGKKQLDLSSGEVLYSHIEEEGRFFHSDMIFDLAKKVPGDEKLPVSLHQKTPLDEYKKKRTEDQYMYVSKENQREQVAATVNNFQSKIYSRWDIIVVNNEDYEMMKEKLGEAAVTYDVLINLKDNQSYEGLKKSLNNKLGKKVSDTLTIKKEKNQYTVKENGFMLFLFSSMGMMFLIGSAAVLYFKTITSIEEDRERSKQLIKLGLTTKEINKLAMKELGAVFLVPPIIALSCIGYFFYTIFSVVNEGKYMWENIRVVFVVYSIIQIIFYILTSNRYKKQINK; encoded by the coding sequence ATGGATTTTTCTTCAATGATAATAAAGAATATCAAACACAATATAAAGAATTATACGGCATACCTCCTTGGAAACACTCTAATTCAGTGGATTCTATTTATGTTTTTTACCTTAGTTTTTAGTGAAGAATTTATGGAAGTTGCCTCAGTTATGAGGTTAAAAGGTAATTTTATATCAGTAGTTGTACTTATGGTAGCTTTTTCAGTAGTATTTATAATCTTTACAACAGTTTCTTTCACCAAATACAGAGGAAAAGAGTTTGGCGTTTATTTTACCATTGGTTTGACATCAAAGGAGATAATAAAAATACTCTGCTATGAAAATATAATAATTTCCTTGTTATCATTTATATTTGCAACTGTTAGCGGAAGTGTATTTTCAAAGCTCTTCCATATGGCTATAGGAAAAATATTAAAGCTTGATAATATATCTATTTCTTTAAGTATAAAAGCTTATGGAACAATACTTCTAATTTCTACTGCAATATTTTTATTTACTACAATCTATCAAATAATATTTTTAAAAAGATACTCAGTTATCAATATTTTAAAATCTAAAGTAAAGAAGGATGTAGGAAGCACCAGAATTATTTTGGGAATCATCGGACTTATAATTTTTATAGCCTCTATTATTACTTTTAAAATGTCTATTAAGCAAATGGTAAAGGATGATGGTAATTTACTAGTTGCGTCTATAATAGGGACAGTTGTATCTGTTTATTTAATAATAGGCTTTTCAATGACTGCGGTAGTAAAGGTACTTAGAAAGTTCAAGGGTATCTATAATAACAACATTTTATTTCTTAATTCTCTTTTACATAGATTCGCATCCTATAGAGCGGTTTTATATGTGGTTACATTAATGGTTTCAGGGGCGATGATTTTTATATCTATTTCTTATGGTATGTATAAGTTAACAGAAAAACGAATTAATGATAACTGCCCTTATGATATAGGTTTTATGGTTGATAATGATACTGCTAAAAATAAAGATATAAAAGCAATAGCTACAGAGCAGTTAGGAGAAGTCAAAAATTATATTCAGCTTGAAGGCTTAAATGTTCTTAACATCGCAGTTTATCAAGATATCTGTTCCGTTAATGATAGTAATATGTGGGTTATAAGTGAAGAAAACTATATAAGCTTAGGTAAAAAGCAGCTTGATTTAAGTAGCGGAGAAGTTCTTTATTCTCATATAGAGGAAGAAGGGAGATTTTTTCATTCAGACATGATTTTTGATTTAGCTAAAAAAGTACCTGGAGATGAGAAACTGCCCGTAAGCCTTCATCAAAAAACACCTTTAGATGAATATAAAAAGAAACGTACAGAAGATCAATATATGTATGTATCAAAAGAAAATCAAAGAGAGCAAGTAGCTGCAACGGTGAATAACTTTCAAAGCAAAATTTACAGTAGATGGGACATTATTGTTGTTAATAACGAAGATTATGAAATGATGAAAGAAAAGCTTGGAGAAGCAGCAGTTACTTATGATGTTTTAATCAATTTAAAGGATAATCAAAGCTACGAGGGGTTAAAGAAGAGTTTAAATAATAAGCTTGGAAAAAAGGTAAGTGATACCTTGACGATAAAAAAAGAGAAGAATCAATATACTGTGAAAGAAAATGGTTTTATGTTGTTCTTGTTTAGTTCTATGGGAATGATGTTCTTAATAGGTAGTGCAGCAGTGCTATATTTTAAGACTATCACTTCTATTGAAGAAGATAGAGAAAGAAGTAAACAATTGATAAAACTTGGCTTAACTACTAAAGAAATCAACAAGCTAGCTATGAAGGAATTAGGAGCAGTATTTCTTGTACCACCAATCATCGCTTTATCATGCATAGGATATTTCTTTTATACAATATTCAGTGTTGTCAATGAAGGAAAGTATATGTGGGAAAATATTCGTGTAGTCTTTGTTGTATATTCCATCATACAAATCATATTTTACATTTTGACTAGTAACAGGTACAAAAAACAGATTAACAAATAG
- a CDS encoding response regulator transcription factor translates to MEDDIKLIKYMEEYLSAYDYLVETIKDFNNIEEEIYIAESDLILLDINLPKFDGFYFLKVIRKKLDTPVIIVSSRSEEGEQIRGIDLGADDYITKPFSMGILLAKINAVLRRANNQNENVIEVNGIKLFCESMELKVKDKAISLSKNEYKLLKIFFSSYEKVVAREDLLETLWDDEEFVDDNTLTVNITRLKKRLKENGIQLTIETKRGVGYVLR, encoded by the coding sequence ATAGAAGACGATATTAAGCTTATAAAGTACATGGAGGAATATTTAAGTGCCTATGATTATCTAGTAGAAACCATAAAAGATTTTAATAATATCGAGGAAGAAATATATATAGCAGAAAGCGATTTAATTCTTTTAGATATAAATCTGCCTAAATTTGATGGGTTCTATTTTCTAAAGGTTATAAGAAAAAAGCTAGACACTCCTGTAATTATAGTTTCTTCAAGAAGTGAAGAAGGAGAGCAAATTAGAGGGATAGATTTAGGTGCTGATGATTATATAACTAAACCCTTCAGTATGGGAATACTTTTGGCAAAGATAAATGCTGTTTTAAGAAGAGCTAATAATCAAAATGAAAATGTTATAGAGGTTAATGGAATAAAGCTTTTCTGTGAGAGTATGGAGTTAAAGGTAAAGGATAAAGCTATTTCTTTATCAAAAAATGAGTACAAACTTCTTAAGATATTTTTCAGCAGTTACGAAAAAGTTGTTGCAAGAGAGGATTTACTAGAAACCTTGTGGGATGATGAGGAATTTGTTGATGACAATACCTTAACAGTGAACATAACAAGATTAAAGAAACGGCTTAAGGAAAATGGAATACAGTTAACAATCGAAACAAAGAGAGGTGTTGGTTATGTCCTTAGGTAA
- a CDS encoding GNAT family N-acetyltransferase: MKNPYEICPTFETESFILRLVSEEDSEGLLKCYSDSKAQKIFNSDRCTGDFCIYTIEDMLQCTKAWLCAYSQQEFIRFAIIDKSLSKAIGTVEMFGYAGKYKIKTGILRVDVSSEYENADCLNEIFSVCNENFFDLFEVDMIATKAIPQAVERRNTLLKIDFCEGNAYEGEHYFLRSK; the protein is encoded by the coding sequence ATGAAGAACCCATATGAAATATGCCCTACTTTTGAAACAGAAAGTTTTATTTTAAGACTCGTTTCAGAAGAAGATTCCGAAGGTCTACTTAAATGTTATTCTGATAGTAAGGCACAAAAAATTTTTAACTCTGATAGGTGTACAGGTGATTTTTGTATTTACACAATTGAGGATATGTTACAATGTACTAAAGCTTGGCTTTGTGCATATTCTCAACAAGAATTTATACGCTTTGCAATTATAGATAAATCACTATCTAAAGCTATTGGAACAGTAGAAATGTTTGGTTATGCTGGTAAATATAAAATTAAAACGGGAATACTCCGAGTTGATGTTTCTTCTGAATACGAAAATGCAGATTGCTTAAACGAAATATTTAGTGTTTGTAACGAGAACTTTTTTGATTTGTTTGAGGTTGATATGATTGCAACTAAGGCAATACCTCAAGCTGTTGAAAGGCGGAATACATTATTAAAAATTGACTTCTGTGAAGGCAATGCATATGAAGGAGAGCACTATTTTTTGCGTTCAAAATAA
- a CDS encoding Rpn family recombination-promoting nuclease/putative transposase — protein MSKSNEKNNKDKIRIVNKKNNLHDKSYKDLFSNKETFLSLIQTFVSNTWGSKLTKENLVLVDKSYVLSDYEELESDIVYKARIGEHEVFFYMLLEFQSYVDYRMSIRFIGSIPYLSY, from the coding sequence ATGAGCAAAAGTAATGAAAAAAATAATAAAGACAAGATTAGAATAGTAAATAAAAAGAATAACCTTCATGATAAAAGCTATAAGGACTTATTTTCAAATAAAGAAACGTTTTTAAGTCTTATACAAACCTTTGTAAGTAATACTTGGGGAAGTAAACTAACGAAAGAAAACTTAGTTTTAGTAGATAAATCTTATGTGCTTTCTGATTATGAGGAATTAGAATCAGATATAGTTTATAAGGCAAGGATAGGTGAGCATGAGGTTTTCTTCTATATGCTTTTAGAATTTCAAAGCTATGTAGATTATAGAATGTCCATAAGATTTATTGGTTCAATCCCATACCTCTCATACTGA
- a CDS encoding sensor histidine kinase: MLYPFLICLFCLVVYLIYKFLSYRTFYRNVKEIKTSPAYSKGDDSVFEEVFDEIRDIHNEYISKIYSLESKNEEKDKLLTEWIHNMKTSVAVIDLAVEKLPNSEVVKDIRDENSLLQKNLEEVLNIFRLGEFSKDYVPEEINLKALVKECINSQKRNFIYAKVFPEVDIPENYFILSDKKWSKYVIGQIISNAIKYSIAESKVRFYVEESDGNITLHIQDFGIGIRKEELSRVFEAFFTGSNGRKEEKSSGIGLYMCKCICDNLNEKIQIDSEVSRGTTVSISYLNKS, translated from the coding sequence ATGTTATATCCATTTTTGATATGTTTATTTTGTCTAGTGGTTTATTTAATATATAAATTTTTAAGCTATAGAACTTTTTATAGAAATGTTAAAGAGATAAAGACAAGTCCTGCTTATAGTAAAGGTGATGATAGTGTCTTTGAAGAGGTCTTTGATGAAATTAGAGATATACATAATGAATACATCTCAAAAATCTATAGTTTAGAGAGTAAGAATGAGGAAAAGGATAAACTGCTTACAGAATGGATTCATAACATGAAAACTTCTGTTGCAGTGATAGATTTAGCTGTAGAAAAGCTTCCAAATAGTGAGGTTGTTAAGGATATAAGGGATGAAAACTCCTTGCTTCAAAAGAATTTAGAAGAAGTGTTAAACATATTTAGGCTTGGAGAATTCTCAAAGGATTATGTGCCAGAAGAGATTAATTTAAAGGCATTAGTGAAGGAATGTATTAATTCTCAAAAAAGAAACTTCATCTATGCAAAGGTGTTTCCAGAGGTGGATATTCCGGAGAATTATTTTATATTATCAGATAAAAAGTGGAGCAAGTACGTTATTGGCCAGATTATAAGTAATGCTATAAAGTATTCAATAGCAGAAAGCAAAGTACGTTTTTATGTAGAAGAAAGTGACGGTAATATTACACTTCATATACAAGACTTTGGTATTGGAATAAGAAAAGAAGAATTATCTAGAGTTTTTGAAGCTTTTTTTACTGGAAGTAATGGACGAAAGGAAGAGAAATCTTCAGGAATAGGACTTTATATGTGCAAATGTATTTGTGATAATCTAAATGAAAAAATACAAATAGATTCAGAGGTTTCAAGGGGTACAACTGTTAGCATATCCTATTTAAACAAGTCTTAG